A stretch of Peteryoungia algae DNA encodes these proteins:
- a CDS encoding threonine aldolase family protein yields the protein MHFASDNWSGAHPRIAENLTRHAAGFASAYGTSDLDKAVEERFSAIFEREVAVFFVATGTAANSLALASLAKAGGVSFCHADAHVNADEGGAPEFLTGATRLFPVEGPEGKIDPRALETAIGRFEPASPHHGRAMAVSVTQATEVGTVYSLDELDAIAAVAKSRDLPLHMDGARFANALVSLGVTPAEMTWKRGVDILSFGGTKNGCWCAEAIVFFNPDLATDMPFIRKRSAQLFSKSRFISAQLEAYLENGLWLELAGHANAMSDRLRAGLSGKNTVRLAWDTTANEVFAVMEKSSVERAREKGAKFHEWQAPQGWLPLPREDETLVRLVTSFATTQDEVDQFIDVV from the coding sequence ATGCACTTCGCTTCAGACAACTGGTCCGGCGCCCATCCGAGAATCGCCGAAAACCTCACTCGCCATGCCGCCGGCTTCGCGTCTGCCTATGGCACCAGCGACCTGGACAAGGCGGTCGAGGAGCGCTTCAGCGCGATATTCGAACGCGAGGTCGCGGTCTTCTTCGTCGCGACCGGCACGGCTGCCAACTCGCTGGCGCTCGCCAGTCTCGCCAAGGCCGGTGGCGTGAGTTTCTGTCACGCCGATGCCCACGTCAACGCGGACGAAGGCGGCGCGCCTGAATTCCTGACCGGTGCCACCCGGCTCTTTCCCGTCGAAGGGCCGGAAGGCAAGATCGACCCGAGGGCCCTGGAGACCGCAATCGGCCGCTTCGAACCGGCTTCGCCCCATCACGGTCGCGCGATGGCAGTGTCCGTGACCCAGGCGACCGAAGTCGGCACAGTCTATTCCCTCGATGAGCTGGATGCGATTGCAGCGGTGGCCAAGTCGCGCGACCTCCCGCTCCACATGGACGGTGCACGCTTCGCCAACGCCCTTGTTTCCCTGGGCGTGACGCCCGCTGAAATGACCTGGAAGCGCGGCGTCGACATCCTCTCCTTCGGCGGCACCAAGAATGGCTGCTGGTGTGCCGAGGCGATCGTCTTCTTCAACCCGGACCTGGCAACGGACATGCCATTTATCCGCAAGCGCTCGGCCCAGCTCTTCTCCAAGAGCCGTTTCATTTCCGCTCAGCTCGAAGCCTATCTCGAGAACGGTCTCTGGCTCGAACTGGCAGGGCACGCGAATGCCATGTCCGACCGCCTGCGGGCAGGCCTTTCGGGCAAGAACACGGTACGCCTTGCCTGGGATACGACGGCGAACGAGGTTTTTGCCGTCATGGAGAAGTCGTCAGTTGAACGAGCACGCGAAAAAGGGGCGAAATTCCATGAGTGGCAAGCGCCCCAAGGCTGGCTCCCCTTGCCCCGCGAAGACGAAACCCTGGTACGGCTAGTAACAAGCTTTGCAACCACGCAAGATGAAGTTGACCAATTCATAGACGTCGTTTGA
- a CDS encoding BufA1 family periplasmic bufferin-type metallophore: protein MSKNTLNATALAAAVTMAIGGTALLSGPAMAQEKEKCFGVSMAGKNDCAAGPGTTCAGTSKVDFQGNAWTYVAKGTCTTMALPDGRMGSLEALDRDLPKA from the coding sequence ATGAGCAAGAACACACTTAACGCGACGGCTCTCGCCGCTGCTGTCACCATGGCCATCGGCGGCACCGCACTCCTGTCGGGTCCTGCCATGGCCCAGGAAAAGGAAAAGTGCTTCGGCGTTTCCATGGCAGGAAAGAACGACTGCGCCGCCGGCCCCGGCACCACCTGCGCCGGCACCTCCAAGGTCGACTTCCAGGGCAATGCCTGGACCTACGTCGCCAAGGGCACCTGCACGACCATGGCCCTTCCCGATGGCCGCATGGGCTCGCTCGAAGCTCTCGACCGCGACCTGCCCAAGGCCTGA
- the bufB gene encoding MNIO family bufferin maturase: MSANAVTKTPVTVSNRNARGETLPPRAGAGFKPQHADTILADEFRIGFLEVHAENYMGAGGHPHRILTRIREEFPLSIHGVGLSIGSPTGLDQAHLARLKTVIDRYQPEQVSEHLAWSTHESHFLNDLLPVPYDEATLARVCDHIDQVQETLGRRILLENPSTYLGFEASTMSETDFIRSIARRTGCGLLLDINNVHVSATNHGYGARDYLADFPLQSVEEIHLAGHAEDVDDSGLPLLIDSHDRPIDDLVWKLYEHVLAKLGPLPTLIEWDNDVPEWPVLKSEAQRADAILDRHAPVELGVRHAS, from the coding sequence ATGTCCGCAAATGCCGTTACAAAAACCCCTGTTACCGTATCGAATCGCAACGCCCGTGGTGAGACACTGCCCCCACGCGCCGGCGCCGGCTTCAAGCCGCAGCACGCCGATACCATTCTGGCCGATGAATTCCGCATCGGCTTTCTCGAAGTGCATGCCGAAAACTACATGGGCGCCGGCGGCCATCCGCACCGCATCTTGACGCGCATACGCGAAGAATTCCCGCTCTCGATCCATGGCGTCGGCCTGTCGATCGGCAGCCCGACCGGCCTCGACCAGGCACATCTCGCGCGGCTGAAAACCGTCATCGACCGCTATCAGCCGGAACAGGTTTCCGAGCATCTCGCCTGGTCGACTCACGAGAGCCATTTCCTCAACGACCTCCTTCCAGTGCCCTATGACGAGGCGACGCTGGCAAGGGTCTGCGATCACATTGACCAGGTCCAGGAAACGCTCGGCCGCCGCATCCTTCTGGAAAACCCGTCCACCTATCTTGGTTTTGAGGCGTCGACGATGAGCGAGACCGACTTCATCCGGTCGATTGCTCGGCGCACCGGCTGCGGCCTGCTGCTCGACATCAACAATGTCCATGTCTCCGCCACCAATCACGGATACGGCGCCCGCGACTATCTCGCTGACTTTCCTCTCCAGTCCGTCGAAGAAATTCATCTTGCCGGCCATGCGGAAGACGTCGATGACTCCGGCCTGCCGCTCCTCATCGACAGCCACGACCGCCCGATCGACGATCTCGTCTGGAAACTGTACGAACACGTCCTCGCCAAACTCGGCCCGCTGCCGACGTTGATCGAATGGGACAATGATGTGCCGGAATGGCCGGTGCTGAAGAGTGAGGCGCAGCGCGCCGACGCGATTCTCGACAGGCACGCCCCGGTCGAACTCGGTGTACGCCATGCGTCCTGA
- a CDS encoding HvfC/BufC N-terminal domain-containing protein: MRPDPVHNGAFAQALLAPEQPPPDGLTSRDGHIPTRRFAVYRNNVVVSLVDAMASIFPTVQNLVGEDFFRAMARLYVTGHPPTSPLLFTYGKSLPTFLETFAPAADLPFLPDVARVERLWLDAYHAADTRPLDPAALAQVRTDELAGIRFTPHSATRLAQFSHAAGTIVRRDRATLPLDGVNPMASETVLLTRPDCDPAIEVLPAGGAAFFQALLSGAPLGEACFAAQHMQGDIPALIGLTLSSGAFSSIHLPNDTKQEGDRP, encoded by the coding sequence ATGCGTCCTGACCCGGTACACAATGGCGCCTTTGCCCAGGCGCTTCTTGCCCCCGAACAGCCGCCGCCGGATGGCCTGACCAGCCGCGATGGGCACATTCCGACGCGCCGCTTCGCTGTCTACCGCAACAATGTCGTCGTCTCACTGGTCGATGCCATGGCCTCGATCTTCCCGACCGTGCAGAACCTCGTCGGCGAAGACTTCTTCCGGGCCATGGCCCGCCTCTACGTGACCGGCCATCCGCCGACCTCGCCTTTGCTCTTCACCTATGGCAAAAGCCTCCCGACTTTTCTGGAAACCTTTGCGCCGGCAGCGGACCTGCCGTTCCTCCCTGACGTAGCGCGCGTCGAACGCCTCTGGCTGGACGCCTATCACGCCGCAGATACCCGACCGCTCGATCCTGCCGCCCTCGCCCAGGTGCGTACGGACGAACTGGCCGGCATCCGCTTTACCCCCCATTCGGCGACCCGCCTCGCGCAGTTCAGCCATGCCGCCGGCACAATTGTCCGGCGCGACCGGGCAACGCTGCCGCTCGACGGCGTCAATCCCATGGCATCGGAAACGGTCTTGCTCACACGGCCCGACTGCGATCCTGCGATCGAAGTCCTGCCAGCCGGAGGAGCCGCGTTCTTTCAGGCTCTTCTGAGCGGCGCTCCACTGGGTGAAGCCTGTTTCGCCGCGCAACACATGCAAGGCGACATTCCCGCTCTCATCGGCCTGACCCTGTCGAGCGGCGCCTTTTCCTCGATACACCTGCCCAACGACACAAAACAGGAAGGCGACCGACCATGA
- a CDS encoding DoxX family protein, with translation MTSVTSLIEFYRRTVRGLETALDGWLLGLLARLVFLAVLVPYYLNSALTKFSGPFSIADGAYYQIALPAVDAAGGDISAVSFFPWGLMVFLGSYGEIVLPLLIVAGLFTRIAALGMIGFVGVQTLTDILVHNVDATTIGALFDRFPDSVILDQRLLWTFPLAYLAVKGAGLLSLDKLLSTLWTRRTGTQQKSGRLSPTA, from the coding sequence ATGACATCCGTCACATCCCTCATCGAGTTCTATCGCCGCACGGTTCGCGGGCTGGAAACGGCACTCGACGGCTGGCTTCTGGGCCTCCTTGCCCGCCTGGTCTTCCTCGCGGTTCTCGTACCCTACTACCTCAATTCCGCCCTGACGAAATTCAGCGGCCCCTTCTCGATCGCTGACGGCGCCTACTACCAGATTGCCCTGCCCGCCGTGGATGCGGCAGGCGGCGACATCTCCGCCGTCTCCTTCTTCCCCTGGGGCCTGATGGTCTTTCTTGGCTCCTACGGAGAAATCGTCTTGCCGCTCCTCATCGTCGCCGGCCTCTTTACCCGCATCGCCGCCCTCGGCATGATCGGCTTCGTGGGTGTACAAACGCTGACCGACATCCTTGTCCACAATGTCGATGCCACAACGATCGGCGCGCTTTTCGACCGCTTCCCCGACAGCGTCATCCTCGACCAGCGCCTGCTCTGGACCTTCCCGCTCGCCTATCTCGCGGTGAAAGGTGCCGGCCTGCTCTCGCTCGACAAGCTGCTGAGCACGCTCTGGACACGCAGAACCGGGACCCAACAAAAAAGCGGCCGGCTTTCGCCGACCGCCTGA